Proteins from a genomic interval of Lelliottia amnigena:
- the folM gene encoding short chain dehydrogenase, with translation MGKAPQRPILITGGGRRIGLALAHHFLTLHQPVIVSYRNEYPSIEGLRQAGATCIQADFSTDEGILRFAETVKSTTRGLRAIIHNASAWQAETPSTPLSETLACMLQIHVHAPYLLNHALEELLRGQGHAASDIIHFTDYVVERGSDKHIAYAASKAALDNMTRSFARKLAPEVKVNAIAPSLILFNEEDDAEYRQKALNKSLMKIVPGEKEVIDLIDYLLTSCYVTGRSFGVDGGRPLN, from the coding sequence ATGGGAAAAGCGCCACAACGCCCCATTCTGATTACCGGTGGAGGCCGACGTATCGGCCTCGCCCTTGCCCACCACTTTCTCACGCTTCACCAGCCGGTTATCGTGAGCTATCGCAACGAATATCCCTCGATAGAAGGATTACGCCAGGCAGGAGCCACCTGCATTCAGGCCGATTTTTCTACAGACGAAGGGATTCTGAGATTTGCCGAAACGGTGAAGTCCACCACCCGCGGATTGCGCGCCATTATTCATAATGCCAGCGCATGGCAGGCTGAAACCCCCAGCACACCGCTCAGCGAAACGCTCGCCTGCATGCTGCAGATCCACGTTCACGCGCCTTATCTGTTGAATCATGCGCTCGAAGAATTACTACGCGGTCAGGGCCACGCCGCCAGCGACATTATTCATTTCACCGATTATGTTGTAGAGCGCGGCAGCGATAAGCATATTGCCTATGCGGCAAGCAAAGCCGCGCTGGATAACATGACCCGCTCGTTCGCGCGCAAACTGGCGCCGGAGGTAAAGGTCAACGCGATCGCGCCTTCGTTAATTCTGTTTAACGAAGAAGACGACGCGGAATACCGTCAGAAAGCGCTGAATAAATCGCTGATGAAAATTGTGCCTGGCGAAAAAGAAGTGATCGACCTGATCGATTATCTGCTGACCAGTTGCTATGTCACTGGGCGTTCGTTTGGCGTCGACGGCGGTCGTCCGTTGAATTAG